The following proteins are encoded in a genomic region of Spirosoma sp. SC4-14:
- a CDS encoding TonB-dependent receptor, which translates to MQFSVLNQSIDWRKVMRIGLLQWALAVILAGIANARDIAAQSILSKDITLQLNNVTLKVALDQIQEKANTRFVYSSRVSLKDQVSITVKNQKLATVLNQLLAPRGITYKVINEQIVLAKEKVSQYESLLSRYENKLEAYLAKQEIRVRGTVTSSDGQGALAGVSVVLKGTTRGTTTDGNGNYDIAVPNASSVLVFSFVGYTPQEIIVGSRSVIDVNLAVDNKTLEELVVVGYGTQKKVNLTGAVSQVQAKELENRPLNNMSQILQGMVPNLNITFSTGQPGQGGNLNVRGETSINGGGPLVLIDGIPGDINRINPADVESVSVLKDAAASAIYGARGAFGVILVTTKTAKNGKTTISYTNNFGWSKPTVSTNFLTNGYESVRLNDEAFMRATGNSYTRYSEEDYKELEARRYDKVENPERPWVVVKNVNGKDIYNYYGNYDWWNTLFNMSEPSRQHNLNLSGGNDKVNYFISGSTFTKDGIMKINTDRFTSYTLRSKINAQLTPWLKVGTNIQYFDSKYKYPGLEGGANANFVAITVHALPAYAPINPDGTATYNTLKNNYSIGDGLYANLLKGVAGGEKKVHELMAINSMTIDFTRNWNLVANYSFSFYIADDWYRSAVAQYSIQPGILTTVPNYNTDQYRKTMWFDPMNVTNIYTSYNHTFGKHYVSATAGLNHESKKHQRLFGARKNLLSESLNDLNLGTGEQLSAGDSYQYSLFGAFYRLNYDFSGKYLLEVNGRYDGTSRFGEGRRYGFFPSVSAGWRLSEEAFFEPARTLVDNLKIRASYGTLGNQLPSNTNSASFYPYIAIMPTAQSSWINNGQKLTYVNNPNPISPDLTWEKATTTNLGLDAGFFKNRLNLSFDAYVRKTTGMLVPGKVLPAVYGATVPTENAGDLQTKGFELSIGWRDQFKLASKPFSYNASFILSDSKSIITKYDNPNKILSNRYEGQTIGDIWGYSIDGFFKSNEEAQAYTVDQTLVNKQRLSAPGEWSKLQAGDLKFIDRDGNGKIDPGANTLANHGDLKVIGNDRARYRFGINLGATWNGFDVSLLAQGILRKNWYPGNNADKFWGPYSRPYYSFIPANFADDVWTPENPNAYFPVLRGYTALNGGGDLNAANDRYIQNIGYLRLKNVVIGYTFPEALTKRIRIPKARIYVSGENLLTYTPLRTKYIDPEQLDGDATNGRTYPLSKTISAGLNITF; encoded by the coding sequence ATGCAATTTTCAGTCCTAAACCAGTCGATCGACTGGCGAAAAGTTATGCGTATTGGGTTACTTCAATGGGCACTTGCTGTTATTCTGGCAGGCATTGCCAATGCCCGCGACATTGCAGCTCAGTCGATTCTAAGTAAGGATATAACGCTTCAGCTCAACAATGTGACGCTTAAAGTGGCGTTGGACCAGATTCAGGAAAAAGCCAATACCCGGTTTGTATACAGCAGCCGGGTATCACTCAAAGACCAGGTGTCAATTACGGTTAAAAACCAGAAACTAGCTACGGTTCTAAACCAGCTTTTAGCTCCCCGAGGTATTACCTACAAGGTCATTAACGAACAGATTGTGCTGGCCAAAGAAAAAGTCAGCCAATACGAGTCGTTGCTTTCACGCTATGAAAACAAACTGGAAGCTTATCTTGCCAAACAGGAAATCCGCGTCCGCGGAACGGTTACCTCTTCAGATGGTCAGGGGGCGCTGGCAGGCGTTAGTGTTGTTCTGAAAGGCACCACACGAGGCACCACAACCGATGGTAATGGCAACTACGACATTGCGGTACCGAATGCCAGTTCGGTGCTGGTTTTTAGCTTTGTTGGTTATACACCCCAGGAAATTATTGTAGGTAGCCGGTCAGTCATCGACGTTAATCTGGCTGTCGACAATAAAACCCTCGAAGAACTGGTTGTGGTGGGCTATGGTACGCAGAAGAAAGTGAACCTGACCGGTGCCGTTTCGCAGGTACAGGCCAAAGAACTGGAAAATCGCCCGCTAAACAACATGTCGCAGATTCTTCAGGGCATGGTTCCCAACCTGAACATCACCTTCAGCACGGGGCAGCCAGGGCAGGGCGGCAACCTGAATGTTCGTGGCGAAACCTCCATCAATGGTGGCGGCCCGCTGGTACTGATCGATGGTATTCCGGGCGACATCAACCGCATCAATCCGGCCGATGTGGAGTCTGTATCGGTATTGAAAGATGCAGCCGCTTCAGCCATTTATGGGGCACGTGGAGCTTTTGGGGTTATTCTGGTTACGACCAAAACGGCAAAAAATGGCAAAACGACGATATCGTATACCAACAACTTCGGCTGGTCGAAACCTACGGTTAGCACGAATTTTCTGACAAATGGCTATGAATCTGTTCGCCTGAATGACGAAGCGTTTATGCGGGCGACTGGCAATAGCTATACGCGCTATTCGGAAGAAGATTATAAAGAACTGGAAGCCCGTCGATACGACAAAGTCGAAAATCCTGAGCGGCCCTGGGTTGTGGTTAAAAACGTCAACGGAAAAGACATTTATAACTATTACGGCAACTACGACTGGTGGAACACACTCTTTAACATGTCGGAACCGTCGCGGCAGCACAATCTGAATCTTTCGGGCGGTAACGATAAAGTGAACTACTTCATTTCGGGGTCGACCTTCACAAAGGACGGCATTATGAAAATCAATACCGATCGGTTCACATCCTACACCCTACGCAGCAAAATCAACGCTCAGCTAACACCCTGGCTAAAAGTTGGAACCAACATCCAGTATTTCGATTCCAAATACAAATATCCAGGTCTGGAAGGTGGAGCCAACGCCAACTTCGTTGCCATTACGGTACACGCGCTGCCAGCCTATGCGCCCATCAACCCCGACGGCACAGCCACTTATAACACACTGAAAAACAACTACTCCATTGGCGATGGGTTGTATGCAAACTTACTGAAAGGCGTTGCTGGTGGCGAGAAAAAAGTTCATGAGTTAATGGCCATCAACTCCATGACTATCGACTTCACCCGGAACTGGAACCTAGTAGCGAACTATTCTTTTTCGTTCTACATCGCCGACGACTGGTACCGTTCGGCCGTGGCACAGTATTCCATTCAGCCGGGTATTCTGACCACGGTTCCCAACTACAATACCGATCAATACCGCAAGACGATGTGGTTCGATCCCATGAATGTAACCAACATTTATACGTCCTATAACCATACGTTTGGGAAGCACTATGTCAGTGCAACGGCTGGTCTGAACCACGAGTCCAAAAAGCATCAGCGGCTGTTCGGAGCCCGTAAGAACCTATTGTCCGAAAGCCTCAACGACCTGAACCTCGGTACGGGCGAACAACTATCGGCGGGCGATTCGTACCAGTATTCACTGTTTGGCGCTTTCTACCGACTGAATTATGATTTTTCAGGAAAATACCTGCTCGAAGTAAACGGCCGCTACGATGGCACCTCCCGCTTCGGCGAAGGTCGGCGGTATGGTTTCTTCCCATCGGTATCGGCCGGATGGCGGCTCAGCGAAGAAGCCTTCTTCGAACCAGCACGCACCCTTGTCGATAACCTCAAAATCAGAGCATCCTACGGTACGCTGGGCAATCAGTTGCCATCGAATACGAACTCGGCCAGTTTCTACCCCTACATTGCCATTATGCCAACCGCTCAGTCGAGCTGGATCAACAACGGTCAGAAGCTAACGTATGTGAACAACCCCAATCCCATTTCGCCCGATCTGACCTGGGAAAAAGCCACTACTACCAACCTGGGACTGGATGCCGGTTTCTTTAAAAACCGACTGAATCTTTCCTTCGATGCCTATGTCCGTAAAACCACGGGCATGCTGGTGCCGGGCAAGGTGCTTCCGGCTGTTTACGGCGCAACGGTACCGACCGAAAATGCGGGTGATCTGCAAACCAAAGGGTTCGAACTGTCGATTGGCTGGCGCGACCAGTTTAAGCTGGCCAGCAAACCCTTCAGCTACAATGCGTCGTTTATTCTCTCAGATTCAAAATCGATCATTACCAAATACGACAACCCGAACAAGATTCTGTCGAACCGCTACGAAGGCCAAACCATTGGCGACATCTGGGGCTACTCCATCGACGGTTTTTTCAAGTCGAACGAAGAAGCCCAGGCCTACACCGTCGATCAGACACTGGTGAACAAACAACGACTCAGTGCCCCCGGCGAATGGAGCAAGCTTCAGGCGGGCGATCTGAAATTTATCGATCGGGATGGCAACGGCAAGATCGATCCGGGAGCCAACACCCTGGCCAATCATGGCGACCTGAAAGTGATTGGTAACGACCGGGCGCGGTATCGCTTCGGTATCAATCTGGGGGCAACCTGGAATGGATTCGACGTATCGCTGCTGGCGCAGGGCATTCTTCGCAAAAACTGGTATCCGGGCAACAACGCCGATAAATTCTGGGGGCCCTACTCGCGTCCGTATTATTCCTTTATTCCGGCCAATTTCGCCGACGATGTCTGGACACCCGAAAACCCGAATGCCTATTTCCCGGTACTACGGGGCTACACGGCGCTCAATGGCGGTGGCGACCTGAATGCCGCTAACGACCGATACATCCAGAATATCGGCTACCTGCGCCTGAAAAACGTGGTAATTGGTTACACCTTCCCGGAAGCGCTTACCAAACGCATCCGGATACCCAAAGCACGGATTTATGTGAGTGGCGAAAACCTGCTCACCTATACGCCCTTACGGACTAAGTACATCGATCCCGAACAACTGGACGGCGACGCCACCAACGGCCGAACCTATCCCCTGTCTAAAACCATTTCTGCGGGCCTGAATATCACCTTCTAA
- a CDS encoding metallophosphoesterase family protein, which yields MHSDRRSFLEKMSQMGALSLLSAPPTLASNASAEEKNHVVVGPYLQNMGTNEVTVMWITHKNCLSWVEYGAGMFTYKRAVGYNNGLIEANNRINKITLTDLKPGADHKYRIVSTEILGYKGSKVEFGETITSPTYTFKTPAENEEEFKLVVFNDIHDRPQLIPQLLYRHGYTGNKPDYDFVVFNGDCFDWVTEERQMVDHLIKPTVDIFATEKPFILTQGNHECRGSFSRHIPNYFAYPETKYYYAFTRGPVRFVVLDSGEDKTDDSVEYGGLSAFDRYRETQRTWLEKEIESSEFKKAPFRVVFIHISPYHSGDWHGTLHCREQFGPLLNKAQIDLQISGHTHRYATHQPDTTHNYPIVIGGGPLEGQRTLIRLHATTKELRLNMIRDDGEVVGKLTLPKKTRP from the coding sequence ATGCATTCTGACCGACGTTCTTTTCTCGAAAAAATGTCGCAGATGGGGGCTCTCAGCCTACTTTCTGCGCCCCCAACATTAGCCAGCAACGCTTCTGCCGAAGAAAAAAACCATGTTGTGGTTGGCCCCTATCTGCAAAACATGGGCACTAACGAGGTAACCGTTATGTGGATTACGCACAAAAACTGCCTTAGCTGGGTCGAATATGGAGCTGGCATGTTCACCTACAAACGGGCAGTTGGCTACAATAATGGGCTGATCGAAGCCAACAACCGCATCAACAAAATCACGCTTACCGACCTAAAACCGGGCGCAGATCATAAATATCGGATTGTTTCGACCGAAATTCTGGGCTATAAAGGCTCGAAGGTAGAGTTTGGCGAAACTATTACCAGCCCAACATACACCTTCAAAACTCCGGCCGAAAATGAGGAAGAGTTTAAACTGGTTGTTTTTAATGACATCCACGACCGACCGCAACTTATTCCACAATTGCTCTACCGACACGGTTACACGGGCAACAAACCCGACTACGACTTTGTGGTCTTCAATGGCGACTGCTTCGACTGGGTCACCGAAGAACGTCAGATGGTCGACCATCTTATCAAACCGACGGTCGATATTTTTGCCACCGAAAAGCCGTTCATTCTGACACAGGGCAATCATGAATGCCGGGGTAGTTTTTCGAGACATATCCCGAATTATTTTGCCTACCCCGAAACTAAGTACTATTATGCCTTCACCCGGGGGCCCGTTCGGTTTGTGGTGCTAGACTCGGGTGAAGACAAAACCGACGACAGCGTCGAATATGGCGGTTTATCGGCGTTTGACCGCTATCGTGAAACCCAGAGAACGTGGCTGGAAAAAGAAATTGAAAGCTCCGAATTCAAAAAAGCTCCGTTCCGGGTCGTGTTCATTCATATTTCGCCCTATCATTCGGGCGATTGGCATGGCACCTTGCATTGCCGCGAACAGTTCGGCCCTTTGTTGAACAAAGCCCAAATTGACCTTCAGATTTCCGGACACACCCATCGTTATGCGACCCACCAGCCCGATACCACGCACAACTACCCAATTGTGATTGGTGGCGGACCGCTGGAAGGCCAACGAACGTTGATCAGGCTCCACGCTACCACCAAAGAACTTCGGCTCAACATGATTCGCGACGACGGCGAAGTGGTGGGTAAGCTTACGCTTCCCAAAAAAACCCGCCCCTAG
- a CDS encoding endonuclease/exonuclease/phosphatase family protein, whose product MTTFSRLVGIHLLAILCINLSWAESPTRKGKTMKVMTYNIHHCNPPSAGAKIDVEAIARVITQQKPDLVALQEVDVNTERSGKGLHQAKELARLTGMHFFFSKAIDHQGGDYGVAVLSRFPILDSTRFILPIDPAIGGETRTIAAITIEPINGKKIIFASTHLDLKEPNRLTQSELIIDHFKTSNLPMILAGDFNAQSDSNVIRLLSQQFTQSCQDCAPTIPVENPNRAIDFIMFKSNRLIKSRSTKVISETYASDHLPVLAELTLLE is encoded by the coding sequence ATGACTACTTTCAGCCGTTTAGTTGGCATCCACCTTTTGGCCATCCTGTGCATTAATCTAAGTTGGGCAGAGTCGCCAACCCGAAAAGGAAAAACGATGAAAGTGATGACCTACAACATCCATCACTGCAATCCACCATCGGCCGGGGCTAAAATTGATGTAGAAGCTATTGCACGCGTTATTACGCAACAAAAGCCCGATTTGGTGGCCTTACAGGAAGTTGATGTCAACACCGAACGTTCGGGCAAAGGGCTTCATCAGGCCAAAGAACTGGCCCGGTTAACGGGTATGCATTTCTTCTTCTCGAAAGCGATCGACCATCAGGGGGGCGACTATGGCGTAGCGGTTCTTTCGCGCTTTCCCATTCTCGACTCCACCCGGTTTATTCTCCCAATCGACCCGGCCATTGGTGGCGAAACCCGAACTATAGCCGCCATTACAATTGAACCCATCAACGGGAAAAAGATCATTTTTGCCAGCACTCACCTCGACCTGAAAGAACCCAACCGACTCACACAATCAGAACTGATTATCGATCATTTTAAGACGTCGAACCTGCCAATGATTTTGGCTGGTGACTTTAATGCTCAGTCAGACAGCAACGTCATTCGCCTGTTGAGTCAGCAATTTACCCAAAGCTGCCAGGATTGTGCACCAACCATTCCTGTCGAAAATCCGAACCGCGCCATCGATTTTATCATGTTCAAATCAAACAGATTGATCAAAAGCCGCTCCACGAAGGTTATTAGCGAGACTTATGCCTCTGACCACCTACCGGTTCTGGCCGAACTAACGCTGCTCGAATAG
- a CDS encoding FecR family protein: MPPSPISPILLDKYLRNQCTDQEKELVEAWYASLNGTPDYLDSLPDEEQQRLQNETFSAIQHQIDLPEQPVVNFFSPGRLAWLAASIALLLGLYGIYRYAGNRHPVTTVAHTEKRMHSNDVAAIRFVNQEPRLIMHRLPDNSTVWMHSGASITYPKSFAATSRQVTFSGEGFFDIQKDKTRPFLIRSGEMQIKVLGTSFNVKAPASHRIFQISVVTGRVQVTAPDKNKTEQQIILHPQQQAIFETDSRRLVASAIPLQNRHEIYEPVSIQFDNTPINEVVKQLEKRFSVQIRLQNPKMSSCLVNADFEHQPLPSIMEMLCTALDATYSLSGNVITLDGLPCN; this comes from the coding sequence ATGCCCCCTTCGCCAATTTCACCAATTCTGCTTGATAAATATCTCCGGAACCAATGTACCGACCAGGAAAAAGAATTGGTTGAAGCGTGGTATGCATCGCTCAACGGAACTCCAGATTATCTGGACTCTTTACCCGACGAAGAACAGCAACGGCTCCAGAATGAAACGTTCTCGGCCATCCAGCACCAGATCGATCTGCCCGAACAACCAGTTGTCAACTTCTTTTCACCGGGCCGGCTGGCCTGGCTGGCCGCTTCAATTGCACTCCTACTGGGTCTGTATGGCATATATCGCTATGCAGGTAATCGGCATCCTGTTACAACAGTGGCTCATACGGAGAAAAGAATGCATAGCAACGATGTTGCAGCCATACGATTTGTCAATCAGGAACCGCGCCTGATAATGCACCGTCTGCCCGACAATAGCACCGTCTGGATGCATTCGGGCGCTTCTATTACCTATCCCAAATCGTTTGCCGCCACTAGCCGACAGGTTACGTTTTCGGGTGAAGGTTTCTTTGATATTCAGAAAGATAAAACCCGGCCCTTCCTGATCCGGAGTGGCGAAATGCAGATTAAAGTATTGGGAACCAGCTTCAATGTAAAAGCTCCGGCGAGTCACCGGATCTTCCAGATTTCGGTCGTAACGGGTCGGGTTCAGGTAACGGCTCCCGACAAGAATAAAACCGAACAGCAGATTATTCTGCATCCGCAGCAACAGGCCATTTTCGAAACCGACTCCCGGCGACTGGTGGCGTCAGCGATCCCGCTTCAGAACCGACACGAAATCTATGAACCGGTCTCGATTCAGTTCGACAATACACCTATCAATGAGGTAGTTAAGCAACTCGAAAAGCGATTTAGTGTCCAGATTCGGCTCCAGAACCCAAAAATGTCGTCGTGTCTGGTCAATGCCGATTTCGAGCACCAGCCCCTGCCCTCAATTATGGAAATGCTTTGTACGGCGCTGGACGCTACCTACAGTCTTTCGGGCAATGTGATCACGCTCGATGGTCTTCCCTGCAATTAA
- a CDS encoding RagB/SusD family nutrient uptake outer membrane protein produces the protein MKKYISLIAVSIGLTACDLNLLPQDAISPETFFKTENDLLLYTNSFYNALPSAEDVYNEDVDNVVKNSLRDELQGTRIVPTSGGGWSWGTLRNINYFLANSGKCPDAKVVAKYNGLARFFRAYFYFGMVKRFGDVPWYSRPVDVMDQEMLTKARDPRTVVMDSVMADINYAIANLDASRQVNSITKWTALALKSRIALYEGTFRKYHPEFSLPNANKFLDECISASDELMTKSGYTIYKDTPETAYLKLFSSDNAIPDEVILARDFSDELQVYHNLNYYTMTASYGKPGLEKSLVNSYLMADGTRFTDIPGYETNQFYDEVQNRDPRLKQTIRTPGYTRIGETTPLVPEFGATVTGYQLIKFVSAPKWDTYNKDITDMPIFRYAEVLLNFAEAKAERGTLTQPDLDRSIKLIRDRVGMPNIDLAMANSKPDPYLAQQYSQLSGSNKGVILEIRRERRVELVMENFLRWDDIIRWKEGQLLTRQFKGMYFPGAGSYDLDKNGKVDLVIYEGAKPTVSGAQLLKLGSEILLENGNKGGNIIINGHITKKFNEARDYLYPIPTQERLLNPNLTQNPNWE, from the coding sequence ATGAAAAAATATATAAGCCTTATCGCTGTTTCAATAGGACTGACAGCCTGCGATCTTAACCTGCTCCCGCAGGATGCCATTTCGCCCGAAACATTTTTCAAAACCGAAAACGATCTCCTGCTCTATACAAATTCGTTCTATAATGCGTTGCCTTCGGCCGAAGACGTATACAACGAAGACGTCGATAATGTGGTTAAAAACAGCCTCCGCGACGAATTGCAGGGTACACGCATAGTGCCCACCAGCGGAGGTGGCTGGAGTTGGGGAACCCTGCGCAACATCAACTATTTTCTGGCCAATTCGGGCAAGTGCCCCGATGCAAAAGTTGTTGCCAAATACAACGGGCTGGCACGTTTTTTCCGGGCTTATTTTTATTTTGGTATGGTGAAACGGTTCGGCGATGTGCCCTGGTATTCGCGACCGGTCGACGTGATGGATCAGGAAATGCTGACCAAAGCACGCGATCCGCGCACGGTGGTGATGGATTCGGTGATGGCCGACATTAATTATGCCATTGCCAACCTCGATGCATCGCGGCAGGTCAACAGCATTACGAAATGGACAGCCCTTGCGCTAAAATCCAGAATTGCGCTCTATGAAGGTACGTTTCGAAAATATCACCCCGAATTCAGCCTGCCGAATGCTAATAAGTTTCTGGACGAATGCATTTCGGCCTCAGACGAGCTAATGACAAAAAGTGGCTATACGATTTACAAAGACACGCCCGAAACGGCTTATCTCAAACTGTTTTCGTCCGATAACGCCATACCTGATGAAGTAATTCTGGCCCGCGATTTCAGCGATGAACTTCAGGTCTATCATAACCTGAACTACTATACCATGACGGCTTCGTATGGCAAACCCGGCCTGGAAAAAAGCCTGGTGAACAGTTACCTCATGGCCGATGGAACACGCTTTACCGATATTCCGGGCTACGAGACCAACCAGTTCTACGACGAAGTGCAAAACCGCGACCCCCGACTGAAGCAAACCATTCGGACACCGGGTTATACGCGCATTGGCGAAACTACTCCGCTGGTGCCTGAATTTGGTGCTACCGTTACGGGCTATCAGTTGATCAAGTTTGTTTCGGCTCCCAAATGGGATACCTACAACAAAGACATTACCGATATGCCCATATTCCGGTATGCCGAAGTACTGCTCAATTTTGCCGAAGCCAAAGCAGAACGCGGTACTTTAACCCAGCCTGATCTGGATCGTTCGATCAAACTGATTCGCGACCGGGTTGGTATGCCCAACATCGATCTGGCAATGGCCAACTCAAAACCCGATCCGTATCTGGCTCAGCAATATTCGCAGCTAAGCGGTAGCAACAAAGGCGTTATTCTGGAAATTCGTCGGGAACGACGCGTTGAGCTGGTGATGGAAAATTTTCTGCGCTGGGACGACATCATCCGCTGGAAAGAAGGTCAGCTCCTGACCCGGCAATTTAAGGGTATGTATTTTCCGGGAGCCGGTAGTTATGACCTCGATAAAAACGGGAAGGTCGATCTGGTGATCTACGAAGGTGCCAAACCAACGGTTTCGGGCGCGCAGCTTCTTAAGTTGGGCAGCGAAATCTTACTCGAAAATGGCAATAAGGGTGGGAACATCATTATCAATGGGCATATCACCAAAAAATTCAACGAAGCCCGCGACTACCTCTACCCAATTCCGACTCAGGAACGACTGCTGAACCCCAATCTGACCCAGAACCCAAACTGGGAATAG
- a CDS encoding RNA polymerase sigma-70 factor has product MKSTFIAFSDEKTQRPNEDENEELAFSELYSRYFRALFNYTYSKVNDQFIAQEIVQELFISIWKQRQSNTIQSNQAYLFASVKNLIISYYRKEYTRQHHYSQWEIHSEKSTESTDQPLLTADLQQHYEDGLRLLSPKCREVFLFSRKGHSNREIAQQFAISEKTVEQHITKARGLLKTYLKEHLAYALLSVFSFLD; this is encoded by the coding sequence ATGAAATCCACTTTTATTGCCTTTTCCGACGAAAAAACCCAAAGGCCAAACGAGGACGAGAACGAAGAACTAGCCTTTTCTGAGCTGTATAGCCGCTATTTCCGGGCTTTATTTAACTATACCTACAGCAAGGTCAATGATCAGTTTATAGCCCAGGAAATCGTTCAGGAGTTATTTATCAGCATCTGGAAACAGCGTCAAAGCAATACCATTCAGTCGAATCAGGCTTACTTATTCGCCAGCGTTAAAAACCTGATCATTTCGTATTACCGCAAAGAATACACGCGCCAGCACCACTACAGCCAGTGGGAAATTCACAGCGAAAAAAGTACGGAATCAACCGATCAGCCATTGCTCACCGCCGATCTTCAGCAACATTACGAGGATGGGCTGCGGTTGCTTTCGCCAAAATGCCGGGAAGTTTTTTTGTTTAGCCGAAAAGGTCACTCCAATCGCGAAATTGCCCAACAGTTCGCCATTTCAGAAAAAACGGTCGAACAACACATAACAAAAGCCAGGGGGCTCCTCAAAACCTACCTGAAAGAACACCTCGCCTACGCGCTCCTGAGTGTTTTTAGCTTCCTCGACTAA
- a CDS encoding amidohydrolase family protein translates to MNRRDFLTLTAGASLTTGLSSLDREANTVIPIIDTHIHLFDTTRPQGVPWPTPNDGILFQPALPDRYRKIAVPLGIVGAIVVEASPLPDDNQWVLDQAAKDKLLVGTIGNLEPGSSAFQKQLEQFRRNPLFRGIRYGNLWGHNLSQQLSNPKVVADLRFFARTGLVLDTANPNPALLAALVRLTDQIPELQIVIDHLPQMAIPVEPALRKAYETDLQALSNRPQIYVKISEVLRRVDGKIPSTVSFYRDHLDTLFDMFGEDRLLYGSDWPNSDQWLPFEAGLKLVREYFTAKGQIVAEKYFWKNSVAAYRWIKRDHSQPELSQRNSTTPK, encoded by the coding sequence ATGAACCGTAGAGATTTTCTTACCCTTACTGCTGGTGCATCTCTAACTACAGGTCTTTCTTCGCTGGACAGGGAGGCAAATACCGTCATTCCCATCATTGATACGCACATTCACCTATTCGATACCACACGCCCTCAGGGAGTGCCGTGGCCAACGCCCAATGATGGCATTCTTTTTCAGCCCGCTCTACCCGACCGCTATCGTAAAATTGCTGTACCCCTTGGCATTGTCGGAGCAATTGTTGTGGAAGCCAGTCCTTTACCGGATGACAATCAGTGGGTTCTCGACCAGGCGGCTAAGGATAAGCTCCTGGTTGGCACCATAGGCAATCTCGAACCAGGAAGTTCAGCTTTTCAAAAACAGCTCGAACAGTTCCGGCGCAATCCGCTGTTTCGGGGCATTCGCTACGGCAACCTTTGGGGTCATAATCTATCCCAACAATTATCGAATCCAAAAGTCGTAGCCGATCTTCGTTTTTTTGCCCGCACCGGTTTAGTATTGGACACGGCGAACCCAAACCCAGCGTTGCTTGCGGCACTCGTTCGCCTTACGGATCAGATACCGGAGTTGCAGATAGTGATCGACCACCTCCCCCAAATGGCAATTCCGGTAGAACCGGCCCTGCGGAAAGCCTATGAAACCGACCTACAGGCCCTAAGCAATCGCCCCCAGATATACGTGAAAATCTCGGAGGTGCTGCGCCGGGTAGATGGAAAAATTCCGTCGACAGTATCGTTCTATCGAGATCATCTGGACACACTTTTCGACATGTTTGGCGAAGATCGGTTATTGTATGGCAGCGATTGGCCCAACAGCGATCAGTGGTTGCCTTTTGAGGCTGGGTTGAAGCTGGTGCGGGAATACTTTACAGCAAAAGGTCAGATTGTGGCCGAGAAGTATTTCTGGAAGAATTCCGTTGCGGCATATCGCTGGATAAAGCGCGACCATTCTCAACCTGAATTGAGCCAGCGTAATTCTACCACTCCCAAATAA